The Arachis duranensis cultivar V14167 chromosome 2, aradu.V14167.gnm2.J7QH, whole genome shotgun sequence genome has a window encoding:
- the LOC107476254 gene encoding UDP-glycosyltransferase 73D1-like — MALHFVLVPLFAQGHMIPMIDIAKILAKQKGVIVTLVTTPMNASRFEDTIFRARFEQGLQIYPLIIPFPCQQVGLPFACENLDTLPSRNLLRRFYNALDMLQEPLEHYLQTHDHAPSCIISDKCLSWTSITATRFKIPRLVFHGMSCFSLLSSYNIKLHNSHALVSSDLERFVIPGLPHIHQNIEISRAQLPGAFVALPDLDDYRDKMREAEMSSHGIVMNSFEELEKGCIEEYQRVMNKRVWCMGPVSLINKASLDMFERGNKPSIEESQCLEWLTLMEPRSVIYVCLGSLCRLVTSQLIEIGLGLEASNRPFIWVVKNADESSSLELEKWLEDEGFERRVKGRGLLIKGWAPQIMILSHPSIGGFLTHCGWNSTIEGVSFGIPLITWPLFAEQFLNEKFVVEILKVGVRIGVEVPVRFGDEKKCGILVKKNRVMEAVEMCMEGGEDGRKRRDRAIQLGKIARKSLEEGGSSGLSISCLIQDIKDHQSSKGEA, encoded by the coding sequence ATGGCCTTGCACTTTGTGTTGGTTCCACTCTTTGCACAAGGTCACATGATTCCCATGATTGACATAGCAAAGATCTTGGCAAAGCAAAAAGGTGTGATTGTAACCTTAGTTACCACACCAATGAATGCCTCAAGATTTGAGGACACAATTTTTAGAGCAAGATTTGAACAAGGCCTCCAAATCTATCCCTTGATAATCCCATTCCCATGCCAACAAGTTGGTCTACCATTTGCCTGTGAGAATCTAGATACCTTGCCATCAAGAAACCTTCTTAGGAGATTCTACAATGCACTTGACATGCTTCAAGAACCTTTGGAACACTACCTTCAAACTCATGATCATGCACCAAGTTGCATTATCTCCGATAAGTGCCTATCTTGGACTTCTATCACCGCCACAAGGTTCAAGATTCCAAGGCTTGTGTTCCATGGCATGTCATGTTTCTCATTGCTAAGCTCCTACAATATCAAGCTCCACAACTCACATGCTTTAGTCTCTAGTGACTTGGAGCGATTTGTGATACCGGGGCTTCCTCATATTCATCAGAATATTGAGATATCAAGGGCACAGCTTCCAGGAGCTTTTGTTGCGCTTCCGGATTTGGATGATTATAGGGACAAAATGCGCGAGGCGGAGATGTCTTCCCATGGTATTGTGATGAATAGTTTTGAGGAATTGGAAAAGGGTTGTATTGAGGAGTACCAAAGAGTGATGAACAAGAGGGTTTGGTGCATGGGACCAGTTTCCTTGATCAACAAGGCAAGTTTGGACATGTTTGAGAGAGGGAACAAACCTTCCATTGAAGAAAGCCAATGCTTGGAATGGCTAACATTGATGGAGCCAAGGTCAGTCATCTATGTATGCCTTGGTAGCTTGTGTAGGCTTGTAACATCACAATTGATAGAAATAGGGTTAGGTTTAGAAGCATCAAATAGACCATTCATTTGGGTGGTAAAAAATGCTGATGAAAGTTCATCATTAGAGCTAGAAAAATGGTTAGAGGATGAGGGTTTTGAAAGAAGGGTCAAAGGGAGAGGACTTCTGATTAAGGGTTGGGCACCACAAATTATGATACTATCACACCCTTCAATTGGAGGCTTCTTAACTCATTGTGGTTGGAATTCAACAATTGAAGGTGTTTCGTTTGGAATACCATTGATAACTTGGCCTTTATTTGCTGAACAATTCTTGAATGAGAAGTTTGTTGTGGAAATTTTGAAGGTTGGAGTTAGAATAGGAGTTGAGGTTCCTGTAAGGTTTGGTGATGAAAAAAAATGTGGGATTTTGGTGAAGAAAAATAGGGTTATGGAAGCTGTAGAGATGTGTATGGAGGGAGGTGAAGATgggagaaagagaagagataGGGCAATACAACTTGGAAAGATTGCAAGAAAGTCTTTAGAAGAAGGTGGTTCATCTGGCTTGAGCATTTCATGCTTAATTCAAGATATTAAGGACCATCAATCATCAAAAGGGGAGGCATAA